One Chryseobacterium sp. StRB126 genomic region harbors:
- the recA gene encoding recombinase RecA, which translates to MSNIDDKKKALALVLDKLDKTYGKGTVMTLGDASIDNTIEVIPSGSLGLDIALGIGGYPKGRIIEIYGPESSGKTTLTLHAIAEAQKAGGIAAFIDAEHAFDRTYAAKLGIDLENLIISQPDNGEQALEIADNLIRSGAIDIVVIDSVAALTPKAEIEGEMGDSKMGLHARLMSQALRKLTATISRTKCTVIFINQLREKIGVMFGNPETTTGGNALKFYASVRIDIRKASAPIKQGDEAIGSRVKVKIVKNKVAPPFKQAEFDIMYGEGVSKVGEILDTAVDMGIVKKSGSWFSYEESKLGQGRDAVKDVLKDNPELAEELENKIKEELKKQIIK; encoded by the coding sequence ATGAGTAATATTGATGATAAGAAAAAAGCACTTGCACTAGTGCTTGACAAGCTAGATAAAACATACGGGAAGGGAACGGTAATGACTTTAGGTGATGCTTCTATAGACAATACAATAGAGGTAATTCCTTCCGGATCTTTAGGATTAGATATCGCATTAGGTATAGGAGGATATCCAAAAGGAAGAATCATTGAAATATATGGACCTGAATCTTCAGGTAAAACTACATTAACACTTCACGCTATTGCTGAAGCTCAAAAAGCAGGTGGTATTGCTGCATTTATTGACGCTGAGCACGCTTTCGACAGAACTTATGCTGCAAAACTAGGAATCGATTTGGAAAACCTTATCATTTCTCAGCCGGACAACGGAGAACAGGCTTTAGAAATTGCTGATAACCTGATCCGTTCAGGAGCTATTGACATTGTTGTTATTGACTCTGTTGCTGCCCTTACTCCAAAAGCAGAGATTGAAGGAGAAATGGGAGATTCTAAAATGGGGCTTCATGCAAGATTGATGTCTCAGGCATTAAGAAAGCTTACAGCTACTATTTCAAGAACGAAATGTACTGTAATTTTCATCAACCAGTTGAGAGAAAAGATCGGTGTAATGTTCGGTAACCCTGAAACAACTACCGGTGGTAACGCTCTTAAATTCTACGCTTCTGTAAGAATTGATATCAGAAAAGCAAGTGCTCCAATCAAACAAGGTGACGAAGCTATCGGAAGCCGTGTGAAAGTGAAGATCGTGAAAAACAAAGTAGCTCCACCTTTCAAACAAGCAGAATTCGACATTATGTACGGTGAGGGAGTTTCTAAAGTAGGAGAAATTCTTGATACTGCAGTTGATATGGGAATTGTAAAGAAAAGTGGTTCTTGGTTCAGCTATGAAGAATCTAAACTAGGCCAAGGGCGTGATGCTGTAAAAGATGTTTTAAAAGACAATCCTGAACTTGCCGAGGAATTGGAAAACAAGATCAAAGAAGAGTTGAAAAAACAAATAATAAAATAA
- a CDS encoding prolyl oligopeptidase family serine peptidase, with protein sequence MKMKCTVFLLLMMACCLYGQKKPLDHSVYDSWQNLGMRKISNDGKWIAYSVDPQEGNSNLFLYSVKNKASKAFARGTKIDFTSDSRFAVFQIRPLYKDIKAVKDKKLKKNKLTKDSLAIVDVLNGQTEKIPNVKTFKIPEKAGSYVAYLLEDIKDKSSDKEDSDENKEEEKNAKPLQLVVRNLLDGKSTTYDNVIRYEFSKNGKQLAFVTKKPDEKKEKKEGKDSDDEKSADKKDTDKSKPKKYALETVQVIDLQKGTVTKISEMEGDFSQLSFDEDGNQLAYVGTSSAQNDLVKLYNLYYFNVKGNKKETVTNENAQMRKNWVISENRLPLFSKNGKQLYFGVGPKPIAKDTAMITNDHAVVDIWNYRDDYLQTVQLKELKNDLKKSYAAVMQTEKPDFFRNIDGEDLDTLRVVNEGNAEFALGVTSLNNRISSQWEGSTKKTYFAIDNKTGERTEIIKNLYGSVAVSPLGKFIVIFDSEKGQWFSYNVKTKQTLPLTNSLPVSFVDEEFDMPDFPNPYGLASWTDNDESVIIRDRYDLWELFLNGSKKPRNITKGYGRKNKITFDTYDLDKDIKSLNRKASIYLSAFDNASKANGIFKTSIQSNTDPVKIQMENVWGYRSIQKAKNAEEYIVVKESYTDSPNIFTTADFSKQQKLSDTNPQQSHYNWGTDELVHWATPKGNTSTGVLFKPEDFDPNKKYPMIVYFYEKLSDNLNRYVAPSPTPSRLNISYFVSNGYLVFTPDISYTDGFPGESAMEYINSGVEKLKQNSWVDGTKIGIQGQSWGGYQVAYLIAHTDMYAAAWSGAPVVNMTSAYGGIRWGSGMNRQFQYEKSQSRLGKNLWEAPDLYIKNSPLFAIDKVKTPVAIMSNDQDGAVPWYQGIEMFTALRRLGKPAWLLNYNGDDHNLLKRQNRKDIQIREQQFFDYYLKGAKAPVWMTKGIPATQKGKEWGFDLTDDKP encoded by the coding sequence ATGAAGATGAAATGTACAGTTTTTCTTCTGCTCATGATGGCCTGTTGCCTGTATGGACAGAAGAAACCTTTAGACCATTCTGTTTATGACAGCTGGCAAAATTTAGGCATGAGAAAAATTTCAAATGATGGAAAATGGATTGCCTACTCTGTGGACCCTCAGGAAGGAAATTCTAATCTTTTTTTATACTCCGTTAAAAATAAAGCTTCAAAAGCATTTGCAAGAGGAACAAAAATAGATTTTACGAGTGATTCCAGATTTGCTGTTTTTCAGATCCGTCCGTTGTATAAGGATATAAAAGCGGTAAAAGATAAAAAGCTTAAAAAAAATAAATTAACAAAAGACAGTCTTGCCATTGTTGATGTTTTGAATGGTCAAACGGAAAAAATCCCGAATGTAAAAACATTTAAAATCCCTGAAAAAGCAGGTTCTTATGTTGCCTATCTTCTGGAAGATATCAAAGATAAATCTTCAGATAAAGAAGATAGTGATGAAAATAAAGAGGAAGAGAAAAATGCAAAGCCTCTACAATTGGTTGTACGAAATCTTCTGGATGGAAAAAGTACAACATATGATAACGTAATCCGTTATGAGTTCAGTAAAAATGGGAAACAACTTGCTTTTGTAACCAAGAAACCGGACGAAAAAAAGGAAAAGAAAGAAGGGAAAGATTCAGATGATGAAAAATCGGCGGATAAAAAAGACACGGACAAATCTAAACCAAAGAAATACGCTCTTGAAACAGTACAGGTAATAGATCTTCAGAAAGGAACTGTTACTAAAATTTCCGAAATGGAAGGTGATTTTTCACAGTTGTCTTTTGATGAAGATGGAAATCAATTGGCGTATGTGGGAACTTCTTCTGCACAGAATGATTTAGTAAAGCTGTATAATTTATATTACTTTAACGTTAAAGGAAATAAAAAGGAAACGGTAACTAATGAAAATGCCCAAATGAGAAAGAATTGGGTAATTTCTGAAAACCGTTTACCTCTATTCAGTAAAAACGGAAAACAGTTGTACTTTGGAGTGGGCCCAAAACCGATTGCAAAAGATACTGCGATGATTACTAACGACCATGCTGTGGTAGACATCTGGAATTACAGAGATGATTATCTACAGACAGTACAGTTAAAGGAATTAAAAAATGATCTGAAAAAATCTTACGCTGCCGTAATGCAAACGGAAAAGCCGGATTTTTTTAGAAATATTGATGGTGAGGATTTAGATACTTTGCGAGTGGTAAACGAAGGAAATGCTGAATTTGCATTAGGGGTTACCAGTTTGAACAACCGTATTTCTTCACAATGGGAAGGTTCAACAAAGAAGACCTATTTCGCAATTGATAATAAAACAGGAGAAAGAACGGAAATCATTAAAAATCTGTATGGTTCAGTGGCTGTATCTCCGCTTGGAAAATTTATTGTGATTTTTGATAGCGAAAAAGGGCAGTGGTTTAGTTATAACGTGAAAACAAAACAAACTTTGCCACTTACGAACAGCCTGCCGGTTTCCTTCGTGGATGAGGAGTTTGATATGCCGGATTTTCCAAACCCTTACGGACTTGCATCATGGACGGATAATGATGAGTCTGTCATTATCAGAGACCGTTATGATCTTTGGGAACTTTTCCTGAATGGTTCAAAAAAACCAAGAAATATCACCAAGGGATATGGGCGTAAAAATAAAATAACATTTGATACTTACGATTTAGATAAAGATATTAAAAGTTTAAACCGAAAGGCTTCTATCTATTTATCAGCATTTGATAATGCTTCCAAGGCCAACGGAATTTTTAAAACCTCTATTCAGTCGAATACTGATCCTGTAAAAATTCAAATGGAAAATGTATGGGGATATCGTAGTATTCAAAAAGCGAAAAATGCTGAAGAATATATTGTAGTAAAAGAATCATATACAGATTCACCGAATATTTTTACAACAGCAGATTTCTCAAAACAACAAAAGCTGAGTGATACCAATCCACAACAAAGTCATTATAACTGGGGAACAGACGAATTGGTACATTGGGCAACCCCAAAAGGAAATACTTCTACAGGAGTTTTATTCAAACCGGAAGATTTCGATCCGAATAAAAAATATCCAATGATTGTTTATTTCTATGAGAAACTTTCTGATAATCTGAACCGTTATGTTGCGCCTTCACCAACACCTTCAAGATTAAATATTTCTTATTTTGTGAGCAACGGATATTTGGTTTTCACACCTGATATTTCGTACACAGATGGTTTTCCCGGAGAATCTGCAATGGAATACATTAATTCAGGAGTTGAAAAGCTAAAGCAAAATTCTTGGGTGGATGGTACTAAAATCGGAATTCAGGGACAAAGCTGGGGTGGTTATCAGGTAGCCTATTTGATTGCTCATACTGATATGTATGCTGCAGCATGGAGTGGTGCTCCTGTTGTGAACATGACTTCCGCCTATGGTGGAATCCGATGGGGTTCCGGAATGAACAGACAGTTCCAGTACGAAAAATCACAAAGTAGATTAGGAAAGAATCTATGGGAAGCACCGGATCTTTATATTAAAAACTCACCGCTTTTTGCCATTGATAAAGTAAAAACTCCGGTGGCTATTATGAGTAACGATCAGGATGGAGCAGTGCCATGGTATCAGGGAATCGAAATGTTTACAGCATTACGCCGTCTTGGAAAACCAGCGTGGCTTCTGAATTATAATGGTGACGATCATAACCTTCTCAAACGTCAGAACAGAAAAGATATTCAAATTCGAGAACAGCAGTTTTTTGATTATTATCTTAAAGGGGCTAAAGCTCCGGTCTGGATGACAAAAGGAATTCCAGCCACCCAAAAAGGAAAAGAGTGGGGATTTGACTTGACAGATGATAAGCCTTAA
- the htpG gene encoding molecular chaperone HtpG codes for MTKGNINVSVENIFPLIKKFLYSDHEIFLRELISNATDATLKLKHLTSIGEAKVEYGNPKLEVKIDKEQKTLRIIDQGIGMTGEEVEKYINQVAFSGAEEFLEKYKDSAKDSGIIGHFGLGFYSAFMVAEKVEILTKSYKDEPAVRWICDGSPEFTLEETTDKTDRGTEIILHIAEDSLEFLEETKIRELLLKYNKFMPVPIKFGTKTHTLPLPEDAPEDAVAETEEVDNIINNPTPAWTIAPSDLTNEDYMKFYHELYPMQFEEPLFHIHLNVDYPFNLTGVLFFPKLSNNLNIDKDKIQLYQNQVFVTDEVKGIVPDFLMLLRGVIDSPDIPLNVSRSYLQADGAVKKISSYITKKVADKMASLINENREDYEQKWNDIKIVIEYGVITEEKFAEKADKFTLYPTTDGKYFLWNELVDKITPTQTDKDNKLVVLYATSADEQHSYIQSAKDKGYEVLLLDSPIISHVIQKLETTKENISFARVDADHINNLIKKDEPVISKLNDTEKESLKKNVEEAIQDSKFTVQLEDLDSNDAPFTITQPEFMRRMKEMQATGGGGMFGMGGFPEMYNLIVNSNSELSNQILKTENAEEKESLIKYALDLAKLSQNLLKGKDLTDFIQRSYKQLEK; via the coding sequence ATGACTAAAGGAAATATTAATGTATCAGTGGAGAACATTTTCCCACTTATTAAAAAGTTTCTTTACAGTGACCATGAAATATTCTTAAGAGAGCTGATTTCTAATGCTACAGATGCTACTCTGAAGCTAAAACACCTAACAAGTATTGGGGAAGCAAAAGTTGAATATGGAAATCCGAAGCTTGAGGTTAAAATTGATAAAGAACAGAAAACTTTACGCATCATAGACCAAGGTATCGGTATGACCGGTGAAGAGGTTGAAAAATACATCAATCAGGTTGCTTTCTCAGGAGCTGAGGAGTTTTTGGAAAAATATAAAGATTCAGCAAAAGACTCTGGAATTATCGGACATTTCGGTCTTGGGTTCTACTCTGCCTTTATGGTCGCTGAAAAAGTGGAAATCCTTACAAAATCTTATAAAGATGAGCCTGCTGTAAGATGGATCTGCGACGGAAGCCCTGAGTTTACTCTTGAAGAAACTACTGATAAAACTGATAGAGGAACAGAAATTATTCTTCACATTGCTGAAGATTCTCTAGAATTTTTAGAAGAAACAAAAATTCGTGAACTGTTACTAAAATATAACAAATTCATGCCTGTTCCTATTAAATTCGGAACAAAAACCCATACACTTCCTTTACCGGAAGATGCTCCGGAAGATGCTGTTGCTGAAACTGAAGAAGTGGATAATATCATCAACAACCCTACTCCGGCATGGACTATCGCTCCAAGTGATCTTACCAACGAGGATTATATGAAGTTCTACCACGAGCTATATCCAATGCAGTTTGAGGAACCTTTATTCCACATTCACCTGAATGTTGATTATCCTTTCAACCTTACCGGGGTTTTATTCTTTCCGAAATTAAGCAACAACTTAAATATTGATAAGGATAAAATCCAGTTATACCAAAATCAGGTATTCGTAACGGATGAAGTAAAAGGTATTGTTCCAGACTTCCTAATGCTTCTAAGAGGAGTAATTGATTCTCCGGATATTCCGTTGAATGTATCCCGTTCTTATCTTCAGGCAGATGGTGCTGTAAAGAAAATTTCTTCTTACATCACTAAAAAAGTAGCTGATAAAATGGCTTCTCTCATCAATGAAAACCGTGAAGACTACGAACAAAAATGGAATGATATTAAAATAGTTATCGAATACGGAGTTATCACGGAAGAAAAATTCGCTGAGAAAGCTGATAAATTCACATTATATCCAACAACAGACGGAAAATACTTCCTTTGGAATGAATTGGTTGATAAAATAACACCAACGCAAACCGATAAGGATAACAAGCTTGTAGTTCTTTACGCAACCAGTGCTGATGAGCAACACAGCTATATTCAGTCTGCAAAAGATAAAGGATATGAAGTGCTGTTATTAGACTCTCCAATCATTTCACACGTTATCCAGAAACTGGAAACTACGAAGGAAAATATTTCATTCGCAAGAGTAGATGCAGATCACATCAACAATCTTATCAAGAAAGATGAGCCTGTTATTTCAAAATTGAATGACACTGAAAAGGAATCTTTGAAAAAGAATGTTGAAGAAGCAATTCAGGATTCTAAATTCACAGTTCAACTTGAAGACCTTGACAGCAATGATGCTCCATTTACCATTACCCAGCCTGAATTCATGAGAAGAATGAAAGAAATGCAGGCAACCGGCGGTGGCGGTATGTTCGGAATGGGAGGTTTCCCAGAGATGTACAATCTGATAGTGAATTCCAACAGTGAACTTTCTAATCAGATCTTAAAAACTGAGAATGCTGAAGAGAAAGAAAGCTTAATTAAATACGCTTTGGATCTTGCCAAGCTATCTCAAAACCTTCTGAAAGGAAAAGACCTTACAGATTTTATACAGAGAAGCTATAAGCAACTTGAAAAATAA
- a CDS encoding helix-turn-helix transcriptional regulator yields the protein MQKEKLRVIRKQKGYTQQQVADYIATDVSNYSRKESGDVRIVKDEWDKLARFLEVPVEDIYEEEEAAIVVNYDHPVFNDKSISAGAITNQNNYDNIPGAVIENLQGYITLLKEENERLKEELKSFQSPSTRAKK from the coding sequence ATGCAAAAAGAAAAATTACGTGTCATCAGAAAGCAAAAAGGCTACACTCAGCAGCAGGTAGCTGATTACATCGCTACGGATGTATCTAATTACAGCAGAAAAGAAAGTGGTGATGTAAGAATCGTAAAAGATGAATGGGACAAGCTTGCCCGTTTCTTGGAAGTGCCGGTTGAAGATATTTACGAAGAAGAGGAAGCTGCCATAGTTGTTAATTATGACCATCCTGTATTTAATGATAAATCTATTTCTGCAGGAGCAATTACTAACCAGAATAATTATGATAATATTCCAGGTGCTGTTATTGAAAACCTACAAGGATATATTACTTTATTAAAAGAGGAAAATGAAAGGCTGAAAGAGGAACTAAAAAGTTTTCAAAGTCCTTCAACAAGAGCAAAGAAATAA
- a CDS encoding MGMT family protein: MDEIFKQQVYEVARLIPKGRVSTYGAIAKAVGYPNHSRHVGKAMGGCPEDVPAHRVISSSGTLSVPEFQKKLEAEGITVENLRIKGFKKLFWDPMDEL, translated from the coding sequence ATGGATGAAATTTTCAAACAACAGGTATACGAAGTAGCAAGGCTTATTCCAAAGGGAAGAGTTTCTACCTATGGTGCTATAGCGAAAGCAGTGGGTTATCCCAATCATTCCCGTCATGTAGGAAAAGCAATGGGAGGTTGCCCTGAAGATGTGCCTGCACACCGTGTTATTTCAAGTTCAGGTACCTTATCTGTTCCGGAGTTCCAGAAGAAACTGGAAGCGGAAGGAATTACGGTAGAAAATCTAAGAATAAAAGGCTTTAAAAAGCTGTTTTGGGATCCCATGGATGAACTATAA
- a CDS encoding deoxyhypusine synthase family protein — MSKPITEFIEKYYLHFNAAALVDASKGYVAHLKDGGKMMITLAGAMSTAELGKILAEMIRQGKVDFISCTGANLEEDLMNLVAHSHYERVPHYRDLTAQDEWDLLERGLNRVTDTCIPEEEAFRRLQKHIVEIWKDAEAKGERYFPHEFMYKMILSGVLEQYYEIPRENSWMIAAAEANLPIVVPGWEDSTMGNIFASYCIKGELKATTMKSGIEYMTYLADWYTKNSAGKGVGFFQIGGGIAGDFPICVVPMLYQDMEMHDIPFWSYFCQISDSTTSYGSYSGAVPNEKITWGKLDITTPKFIVESDATICAPLMFSYILENA, encoded by the coding sequence ATGAGCAAACCGATAACTGAATTCATAGAAAAGTACTACCTGCACTTCAACGCAGCTGCATTGGTGGATGCTTCTAAAGGATATGTTGCACATCTTAAAGATGGCGGAAAAATGATGATTACTTTGGCAGGAGCAATGTCTACTGCTGAATTAGGAAAGATTCTTGCAGAAATGATCCGTCAGGGGAAAGTAGATTTTATCTCTTGTACAGGGGCCAACCTTGAAGAAGATTTAATGAACCTTGTAGCACACTCTCACTATGAAAGAGTTCCTCATTACAGAGACCTGACTGCTCAGGATGAGTGGGATCTTTTAGAAAGAGGTCTGAACAGAGTTACAGATACTTGTATCCCTGAAGAAGAAGCTTTCAGAAGATTACAGAAACACATCGTGGAAATCTGGAAAGATGCAGAAGCTAAAGGAGAAAGATATTTCCCACACGAATTCATGTATAAAATGATCCTTTCGGGAGTATTGGAGCAGTATTATGAAATTCCTAGAGAAAACTCTTGGATGATTGCTGCTGCAGAAGCAAATTTACCAATCGTAGTTCCGGGATGGGAAGACTCTACAATGGGTAACATCTTCGCTTCTTACTGTATCAAAGGAGAGCTTAAAGCTACTACAATGAAATCAGGTATCGAATATATGACTTACCTTGCTGACTGGTATACTAAAAACTCAGCAGGAAAAGGAGTTGGATTCTTCCAGATTGGTGGAGGTATCGCAGGAGATTTCCCTATCTGTGTAGTACCAATGTTATATCAGGATATGGAAATGCATGACATTCCTTTCTGGTCTTATTTCTGCCAGATCTCTGATTCTACTACTTCTTACGGTTCTTATTCGGGAGCAGTTCCCAATGAGAAAATCACTTGGGGTAAATTAGATATCACTACACCGAAATTTATCGTTGAAAGTGATGCAACAATCTGTGCACCACTAATGTTCTCTTATATTCTTGAGAATGCTTAA